TATCCATATAACCCACATCGTATATTTCGATTAAAATATAAACAGGAATAATCGTTAAAATACTCAAAGTGGTGATAGTAGTTTTCGAAATAGTCGCGCCATACACAATAGGAATGGTTTTGTAATCATTCGCTAAATCGCCTTTTAAGTTCTCTAAATCCTTAATCATTTCCCGAATCAGCAATAATAAAAACAAGAAAGAAGCATGGGCAAAAATAACCGCAAATTGTCCTTTGTAATTCTCAATTTCTTCAAAAGGAATTTTAAAATAAAAATACAATAAGATGGCAAAAAAAGGAAGGACAGCCAGAAAAGCCGAAGTCAAATTGCCAATAATGGGGTATTTTTTTATTTTATGCGAATAGAACCAAATCAAAAAAATATAAACCGAAAAGAATAAAAAAGCCCGCCAAGAAATGTATAACGCCATCAAAGCAACAATAAAGTTTAAGGAAAAATAAACATTCAATTTTGTTTTCTGGCTGACTAATCTATCGAGCATAGATTTGTTTGGGCGATTGATTAGATCTTTTCTGCTGTCATAAAAATTATTGATAATATAACCCGAAGCAATCGTCAATGCCGAAGCAAAAACCAAGATAAATAAGTTGAAATCCAGTAAAATACTAAGCGCTCTTTTCTCGGGAGCCAATATAAATATTGCCGAAAGGTATTGAGCCAAAATGATAATAGGAATATTGTACCCTCTAACCACAGAGAACAAACTGATAATTTTCATCAACAAGAGTTTGTGCTGTCTGCTTAACATTTCAGAAGTTTATTTTTTAGATTTAGAAGCCTTTTAGAATTGATAAACCACTTCTAGTTTGTAATCTTTCAAGGATGTTTTAGCACGTTCTAAATCTTCGGTAAAACCAAGAATATAACCACCTCCGCCTGAACCACATAATTTCAAATAGTAGTCATTTGTATCAATTCCTTTTTGCCAAATACCATGAAATTGTTCTGGTATCATTGGT
Above is a window of Flavobacterium sp. 123 DNA encoding:
- a CDS encoding geranylgeranylglycerol-phosphate geranylgeranyltransferase, with translation MLSRQHKLLLMKIISLFSVVRGYNIPIIILAQYLSAIFILAPEKRALSILLDFNLFILVFASALTIASGYIINNFYDSRKDLINRPNKSMLDRLVSQKTKLNVYFSLNFIVALMALYISWRAFLFFSVYIFLIWFYSHKIKKYPIIGNLTSAFLAVLPFFAILLYFYFKIPFEEIENYKGQFAVIFAHASFLFLLLLIREMIKDLENLKGDLANDYKTIPIVYGATISKTTITTLSILTIIPVYILIEIYDVGYMDIYFYCCFIILIFFLSYLWKSNSKEQYVLLHNVLKFLIVSGVFCIVLINPAVLWHGKRLLMLIY